Proteins found in one Tsukamurella paurometabola DSM 20162 genomic segment:
- the gcvT gene encoding glycine cleavage system aminomethyltransferase GcvT, producing MSETLIEGPLNAVHTELGAAFAPFGGWSMPVKYAGTVGEHTAVREAVGIFDVSHLGKATVAGPGAKDFVNRVLTADLDKIRPGKAQYTLCTNETGGVIDDLIVYYVSDDELFLVPNAANTAAVVAHLRERAPEGITITDQHRDYAVLAVQGPKSAEVLAAVGLPTDMEYMAYEDASLNGTPVRVCRTGYTGEHGYELIPAWGDAETVFRALLPEITVRDGQPAGLGARDTLRTEMGYPLHGHELTVDITPVQARAGWAVGWKKPEFVGRDALQAEKEAGPARRLWGLKATGKGVLRADLPVLGADGARIGSTTSGTFSPTLKTGIALALIDSGAGVEKGTVVTVDVRGRAIECEVTLPPFVEANTK from the coding sequence ATGAGTGAGACGCTGATCGAGGGACCCCTGAACGCCGTGCATACCGAGCTGGGGGCGGCGTTCGCGCCGTTCGGCGGCTGGTCGATGCCCGTCAAGTACGCGGGCACCGTCGGCGAACACACCGCGGTCCGCGAGGCGGTGGGGATCTTCGATGTCAGTCACCTCGGCAAGGCCACCGTGGCCGGACCGGGCGCCAAGGATTTCGTCAACCGCGTACTGACCGCCGACCTCGACAAGATCCGGCCGGGTAAGGCGCAGTACACCCTGTGCACCAACGAGACCGGTGGTGTGATCGACGATCTCATCGTGTACTACGTCTCCGACGACGAACTGTTCCTGGTGCCCAACGCGGCCAACACCGCCGCGGTCGTCGCGCACCTGCGCGAGCGTGCCCCCGAGGGCATCACCATCACCGATCAGCACCGCGACTACGCCGTGCTCGCGGTGCAGGGCCCGAAGTCGGCGGAGGTGCTGGCGGCCGTCGGGTTGCCCACCGACATGGAGTACATGGCCTACGAGGACGCCTCCCTGAACGGGACCCCCGTGCGCGTATGCCGCACCGGTTACACCGGCGAGCACGGCTACGAGCTCATCCCCGCGTGGGGCGACGCCGAGACCGTGTTCCGGGCGCTGCTCCCCGAGATCACCGTCCGCGATGGCCAGCCCGCCGGTCTCGGTGCCCGCGACACCCTGCGCACCGAGATGGGTTATCCCCTGCACGGGCACGAGCTCACCGTCGACATCACCCCCGTCCAGGCCCGCGCAGGCTGGGCCGTCGGGTGGAAGAAGCCCGAGTTCGTCGGCCGCGACGCCCTCCAGGCGGAGAAGGAAGCAGGTCCGGCTCGCAGGCTCTGGGGGCTCAAGGCCACCGGTAAGGGTGTGCTCCGCGCCGACCTCCCCGTGCTGGGAGCCGACGGTGCCCGGATCGGCAGCACCACGTCGGGCACGTTCAGTCCCACCCTGAAGACCGGAATCGCCTTGGCGCTCATCGATTCCGGCGCCGGTGTCGAGAAGGGCACCGTGGTGACCGTCGACGTGCGCGGCCGTGCGATCGAGTGCGAGGTCACGTTGCCTCCGTTCGTGGAGGCGAACACCAAGTAG
- a CDS encoding branched-chain amino acid aminotransferase, whose product MTTGTAFALTRNDHPRSAAERSEILANPGFGRYFTDHMVSLRWSEEHGWHDAEVLPYGPIPMEPSASVLHYAQEIFEGLKAYRQPDGSVATFRPDANAARFQRSAERLAIPPLPEELFIESLRQLVAVDGEWVPAAGGEESLYFRPFIFADEETLGVKPSNSYRFLVIASPAGAYFAGGVKPVSVWLSREYVRAAPGGTGFAKCGGNYAASLVAQAQAAHQGCDQVVWLDAIEHEAIEEMGGMNLFFVLGSGADATIVTPELSGSLLPGVTRSSLLQLARDAGFETEERRITVDELTAGAASGEITEVFACGTAAVITPVGRVKGATEDFLIGDGEPGEITMALRETLTGIQRGTVEDRHGWMSTLS is encoded by the coding sequence ATGACAACTGGCACGGCCTTCGCCCTCACCCGCAACGACCACCCCCGCTCTGCGGCTGAGCGCTCCGAGATCCTGGCGAACCCGGGATTCGGCAGGTACTTCACCGACCACATGGTCTCGCTCCGGTGGAGTGAGGAGCACGGCTGGCACGACGCGGAAGTACTGCCCTACGGCCCGATTCCGATGGAGCCGTCGGCGTCGGTACTGCACTACGCGCAGGAGATCTTCGAGGGCCTCAAGGCCTACCGCCAGCCCGACGGCTCCGTGGCCACGTTCCGGCCCGACGCCAATGCGGCGCGGTTCCAGCGCTCGGCCGAGCGACTTGCGATCCCGCCGCTCCCGGAGGAGCTGTTCATCGAGTCGCTGCGGCAGTTGGTGGCGGTCGACGGCGAGTGGGTTCCGGCCGCGGGAGGTGAGGAGTCGCTGTACTTCCGGCCCTTCATCTTCGCCGACGAGGAGACCCTCGGCGTCAAGCCCTCGAACAGCTACCGCTTCTTGGTGATCGCTTCGCCCGCGGGTGCGTACTTCGCCGGCGGTGTGAAGCCGGTGTCGGTGTGGCTCTCGCGCGAGTACGTGCGGGCGGCGCCGGGTGGTACCGGATTCGCCAAGTGCGGCGGCAATTACGCGGCGTCGCTCGTCGCGCAGGCGCAGGCCGCGCACCAGGGGTGTGACCAGGTGGTGTGGCTCGACGCCATCGAGCACGAGGCGATCGAGGAGATGGGCGGGATGAACCTGTTCTTCGTCCTCGGCTCCGGTGCGGATGCGACGATCGTCACTCCCGAGCTGTCCGGCTCCCTGCTGCCCGGCGTGACCCGCAGCTCGCTGCTGCAACTGGCCCGTGACGCGGGATTCGAGACCGAGGAGCGTCGCATCACCGTCGACGAGCTCACGGCGGGCGCGGCCTCCGGTGAGATCACCGAGGTGTTCGCGTGCGGCACCGCCGCCGTGATCACCCCGGTCGGGCGGGTCAAGGGCGCGACCGAGGACTTCCTGATCGGGGACGGCGAGCCCGGCGAGATCACCATGGCCCTCCGCGAGACCCTCACCGGCATCCAGCGCGGCACCGTCGAGGACAGGCACGGCTGGATGTCGACGCTGAGCTGA
- a CDS encoding oxygenase MpaB family protein, with protein MTAATSRPIPSRHPARPRRVPPAITFVSRALRLPEPTDAEFRRFGELLTVGDEPMDELVAWMYAADTDTRKAMFNRALTDGISSVPQAPPILRDFFEDMETVPEWTEWNTIRTGGRLMRSGGADGLSVARDVALMGGYMFSGFNQTLLRTGALEKGSNRRFAETAQWALDVIGEDALRPGGVGYRSTLHVRFIHSLVRRHVLAMDDWDSAAYGLPINQTDMAATLVGALIAPVATGTGLGMLANPREYEAAAHLTRYVGRLMGVHDDFLPHSFRDSLRILFQTSRALSTPDETSRALAQPMAEDPLHWHYPFLGWLRRRIARSQHLSIATAYLGPHAMRELGVPAVLPWYPALKIPINLVESALFQLPGGRRRGAELGDRRQARLMRTMIPDEAAIGHAAHHVTN; from the coding sequence ATGACCGCAGCCACCTCGAGGCCCATCCCCTCCCGTCATCCCGCCCGCCCGCGCCGCGTGCCGCCGGCGATCACGTTCGTGAGCAGGGCACTGCGTCTCCCGGAACCCACCGACGCCGAGTTCCGGCGGTTCGGTGAGTTGCTCACCGTGGGCGATGAGCCGATGGACGAGCTGGTGGCGTGGATGTACGCCGCGGACACCGACACGCGCAAAGCGATGTTCAACCGCGCCCTCACCGATGGCATCAGCTCGGTGCCGCAGGCGCCGCCGATCCTGCGTGACTTCTTCGAAGACATGGAGACCGTTCCCGAGTGGACCGAGTGGAACACCATTCGCACCGGGGGCCGGCTCATGCGCAGCGGCGGCGCCGACGGGCTCTCCGTGGCCCGCGATGTGGCGCTGATGGGCGGCTACATGTTCTCGGGTTTCAACCAGACGCTCCTGCGGACGGGCGCCTTGGAGAAGGGCTCGAACCGGCGCTTCGCCGAGACCGCGCAATGGGCGCTGGACGTGATCGGCGAGGATGCGCTGCGTCCCGGCGGCGTCGGCTACCGCTCCACACTGCACGTGCGGTTCATCCACTCGCTGGTGCGCCGACATGTGCTCGCGATGGACGATTGGGACTCGGCGGCGTACGGCCTGCCGATCAATCAGACGGATATGGCCGCCACGCTCGTGGGTGCCCTCATCGCACCGGTCGCCACGGGCACGGGCCTGGGCATGCTGGCGAACCCCCGGGAGTACGAGGCGGCCGCGCATCTGACCCGCTACGTGGGCCGACTCATGGGCGTGCACGACGACTTCCTGCCGCACAGCTTCCGCGACAGCCTCCGCATCCTGTTCCAGACCTCACGGGCGTTGTCCACCCCGGACGAGACCAGTCGAGCTCTCGCACAACCGATGGCGGAGGATCCGCTGCACTGGCACTACCCGTTCCTCGGCTGGCTGCGAAGGCGCATCGCGCGCTCGCAGCACCTCTCGATAGCCACGGCCTACCTGGGACCGCACGCCATGCGAGAACTCGGAGTACCGGCCGTGCTCCCCTGGTACCCGGCACTGAAGATCCCGATCAATCTCGTCGAGTCGGCGCTTTTCCAGCTCCCGGGGGGCCGGCGCCGCGGCGCCGAACTCGGCGACCGGCGCCAGGCCCGCCTGATGCGCACGATGATCCCCGACGAGGCCGCCATCGGACACGCCGCACACCACGTCACGAACTGA
- a CDS encoding adenosylcobinamide-GDP ribazoletransferase, whose translation MRFLPTALAWMTVLPVPRRLQPAVDRPGAGRVIFFVPVAGAVVGAIVTGIAWASAAAGLPWVLIGALAIAGAALVTRGMHVDGFADCVDGLGSYGPPDRAREIMRQGSVGPFGAAALALVVLIDAAAIGDLADRAQWIAIGVAIGAARVAAVIGCRRGWCAANPDGFGALTAGTQGGAAQAFWMFVAAIAAIWAVPDVPWQGPLAVVAAMLAAALAMRHCVRRFGGVSGDVLGFGIELATAVALVGLCVR comes from the coding sequence ATGCGGTTCCTCCCGACGGCGCTCGCCTGGATGACGGTGCTGCCGGTTCCGCGGCGCCTGCAGCCCGCGGTGGACCGTCCGGGGGCGGGGCGGGTGATCTTCTTCGTCCCCGTGGCCGGGGCGGTGGTGGGCGCGATCGTCACCGGGATCGCGTGGGCGTCAGCGGCTGCGGGACTTCCCTGGGTGCTGATCGGCGCCCTCGCGATCGCCGGGGCGGCTCTGGTGACGCGCGGTATGCATGTGGACGGCTTCGCCGACTGCGTGGACGGTCTCGGCAGCTACGGCCCGCCGGACCGGGCGCGCGAGATCATGCGGCAGGGCAGTGTCGGTCCGTTCGGCGCGGCCGCGCTGGCACTGGTCGTGCTGATCGACGCCGCCGCGATCGGCGACCTGGCCGATCGCGCGCAGTGGATCGCGATCGGCGTCGCGATCGGCGCGGCCCGGGTGGCCGCGGTGATCGGATGCCGGCGGGGTTGGTGCGCCGCGAATCCGGACGGTTTCGGTGCACTCACCGCGGGCACACAGGGCGGTGCGGCGCAGGCCTTCTGGATGTTCGTGGCAGCGATCGCCGCGATCTGGGCAGTGCCGGACGTCCCATGGCAGGGGCCATTGGCGGTGGTCGCGGCGATGCTCGCGGCCGCACTCGCGATGCGGCACTGCGTCCGCCGGTTCGGCGGGGTCAGCGGTGACGTTCTCGGCTTCGGCATCGAGCTGGCGACCGCCGTCGCGCTGGTGGGCCTCTGCGTGCGGTGA
- the cobT gene encoding nicotinate-nucleotide--dimethylbenzimidazole phosphoribosyltransferase has protein sequence MGLRLVLGGVRSGKSARAEQLITAAAGSAAVRYVATAPRPDGDPDLASRIDAHRSRRPQSWTTVETQDLAALFATGDVATLVDDLGAWLAARLDAAGWESPARVDDEVAALVNAAAAYRGELVFVSPEVGLSVVPATHAGRVFQDLLGDLNARLAAVADGVELVVAGRAVVLDGRAGPAPAPAPATATAAPAAPAAPVVALAPVELPPFDPDADPLSFPSVTPPDASVAQQARDRQLQLTKPKGSLGRLEELGEWIAACQGTCPPRQFERARIVVMAGDHGVAATGVSAYPPEVTAQMVANFAADGAAVNVLATQAGASVRVEDIAVSADTSPELSRNKIRRSSGDIATADALSDEETIAAIAAGRRIADEEIDSGADLLILGDMGIGNTTPAAVLIGAITDTEPVLVVGRGTGIDDNAWMRKAAAVRDAMYRARPHAGNPKALLRTAAGADLAAMAGFLAQAAVRRTPVILDGVVVTAAALVAHELAPGAIGWWVAGHRSPEPAHDLALRRLDLEPLVDLGMRLGEGSGATLALPIVRSAVAVLGEMATFDSAGVSRA, from the coding sequence ATGGGCCTGCGCCTCGTCCTGGGCGGTGTCCGCTCGGGTAAGTCGGCTCGCGCCGAGCAGTTGATCACCGCCGCGGCCGGCTCCGCTGCGGTCCGGTACGTCGCCACCGCGCCGCGGCCCGACGGTGATCCGGACCTGGCGTCCCGGATCGACGCGCACCGCTCGCGCCGACCGCAGTCGTGGACCACGGTCGAGACACAGGACCTCGCGGCGCTGTTCGCGACAGGCGATGTCGCCACCCTGGTCGACGATCTCGGGGCCTGGCTCGCCGCGCGGCTCGACGCGGCCGGCTGGGAGAGTCCCGCTCGCGTCGATGACGAGGTCGCGGCGCTGGTGAACGCGGCGGCTGCATACCGGGGCGAGCTGGTCTTCGTCAGCCCCGAGGTCGGCCTATCGGTGGTTCCCGCGACGCACGCGGGACGTGTGTTCCAGGATCTTCTCGGCGATCTGAACGCTCGCCTCGCGGCGGTGGCCGACGGGGTCGAACTCGTCGTCGCCGGGCGCGCGGTGGTCCTGGACGGGCGGGCCGGGCCCGCGCCCGCGCCCGCCCCGGCGACGGCGACGGCCGCCCCGGCCGCCCCGGCAGCGCCCGTCGTCGCGCTCGCCCCGGTCGAACTGCCGCCCTTCGACCCCGACGCCGATCCGCTGTCCTTCCCCTCGGTCACGCCGCCGGATGCCTCCGTGGCGCAGCAGGCGCGGGACCGGCAGCTGCAGCTCACCAAGCCGAAGGGATCCCTGGGCCGGCTCGAGGAGCTCGGTGAATGGATCGCCGCATGCCAGGGGACCTGTCCCCCACGACAGTTCGAGCGGGCCCGCATCGTGGTGATGGCCGGCGATCACGGCGTCGCCGCGACCGGGGTGTCGGCGTATCCGCCGGAGGTCACCGCGCAGATGGTGGCGAACTTCGCCGCCGACGGTGCGGCCGTGAACGTGCTCGCGACCCAGGCGGGGGCATCGGTGCGGGTGGAGGACATCGCCGTCTCGGCCGATACCAGTCCGGAACTGAGCCGCAACAAGATCCGCCGCTCGTCGGGCGATATCGCCACGGCGGACGCCCTCTCCGACGAGGAGACGATCGCCGCGATCGCCGCGGGCCGCCGGATCGCCGACGAGGAGATCGATTCCGGCGCCGACCTCCTGATTCTCGGCGACATGGGCATCGGCAACACCACGCCCGCGGCCGTGCTGATCGGCGCGATCACCGACACCGAGCCCGTGCTCGTGGTGGGCCGCGGCACCGGCATCGACGATAACGCGTGGATGCGCAAAGCGGCTGCGGTCCGTGATGCCATGTATCGCGCCCGGCCCCACGCCGGGAACCCGAAAGCGTTGCTGCGCACGGCCGCCGGCGCCGATCTGGCAGCGATGGCCGGATTCCTCGCGCAGGCCGCGGTCCGCCGTACCCCGGTGATCCTCGACGGTGTGGTGGTGACCGCTGCGGCATTGGTCGCGCACGAGTTGGCACCGGGTGCCATCGGGTGGTGGGTGGCCGGGCATCGCAGCCCGGAACCGGCTCACGATCTCGCGTTGCGCCGCCTCGACCTGGAACCGCTGGTGGACCTCGGCATGCGTCTCGGCGAGGGCAGCGGCGCGACGCTCGCGCTGCCCATCGTCCGGTCGGCGGTGGCGGTACTCGGCGAGATGGCGACGTTCGATTCCGCCGGGGTCTCGCGGGCCTGA
- a CDS encoding DUF3043 domain-containing protein, which translates to MKLPWQKAEDTAPETADSAGTGTADDDAAAPAAKPAQTPGKGRPTPSRREAQGRKRGPVAPAPQTRAEARARRKELKNSMSKEERKAAAAERRAAANERRELMMQGDERYLPVRDQGPIKAMARDLVDSKRHIATMFIPIAVAVMIYMFITVQSPTLSALAMPILMILIIVMGIEGYFTGRRVNKRVQEKYPDTTETGFKLGWYAFMRTTQLRRMRIPRPRVSPGDAV; encoded by the coding sequence GTGAAACTCCCCTGGCAGAAGGCCGAAGACACGGCTCCCGAGACCGCGGACAGCGCGGGCACCGGTACCGCGGACGACGACGCCGCTGCACCCGCCGCTAAGCCCGCGCAGACCCCGGGCAAGGGCCGCCCCACCCCGAGCCGCCGTGAGGCGCAGGGCCGCAAGCGCGGCCCCGTCGCCCCGGCCCCGCAGACTCGTGCCGAAGCGCGGGCGCGGCGCAAGGAGCTCAAGAACTCCATGTCCAAGGAGGAGCGCAAGGCGGCGGCGGCCGAACGCCGTGCCGCGGCGAACGAGCGGCGCGAACTGATGATGCAGGGCGACGAGCGCTACCTGCCCGTTCGTGATCAGGGGCCGATCAAGGCGATGGCGCGCGACCTGGTGGACTCCAAACGGCACATCGCAACGATGTTCATTCCGATCGCGGTGGCGGTGATGATCTACATGTTCATCACTGTGCAGAGCCCGACGCTGAGCGCGCTCGCGATGCCCATCCTGATGATCCTGATCATCGTGATGGGCATCGAGGGGTACTTCACCGGCCGCCGCGTGAACAAGCGGGTGCAGGAGAAGTACCCGGACACCACAGAGACCGGTTTCAAGCTGGGCTGGTACGCCTTCATGCGCACGACGCAGTTGCGCCGAATGCGCATCCCCCGGCCCCGGGTCTCGCCCGGCGACGCGGTCTGA
- a CDS encoding glycerate kinase — protein sequence MSSQLAGVPARILVAPDSFGGTLSAAQAAHAIAAGWRAARPADEVVLAPQSDGGPGFVDVLAAGLGTDPDTAVVSGPLGHPVPARFLIVGASAYLECAQACGLDLLPHGPTPASAEAATSRGVGELILAALAAGATTITVGLGGSACTDGGAGLAEAFGGFERAATALANVHLIAATDVENPLLGPSGAAAVFGPQKGAPSALIPALEARLTQVSADWRAATGRVVTGLPGAGAAGGLGAALLALGADRASGAEVVARATGLDELLDRVALVVTGEGRFDDQSLRGKAAIALAARAARHGVDAVVLAGQVTVDPALARQHHVRHAYSLVETAGSVEASMRDADGALRALAEQVAGAAEAGVFDREA from the coding sequence ATGTCGTCCCAGTTGGCGGGGGTCCCCGCGCGGATCCTGGTCGCGCCGGACTCGTTCGGGGGCACGCTCAGCGCCGCCCAGGCTGCCCACGCGATCGCCGCCGGTTGGCGCGCCGCGCGGCCGGCCGATGAGGTGGTGCTGGCGCCGCAGTCCGACGGTGGGCCGGGCTTCGTCGATGTGCTCGCGGCAGGGCTGGGCACCGATCCCGACACGGCCGTGGTGTCCGGTCCGCTCGGCCACCCCGTGCCCGCCCGGTTCCTCATCGTGGGCGCGAGCGCCTATCTCGAATGCGCACAGGCCTGCGGGCTCGACCTGCTGCCGCACGGGCCCACTCCGGCGTCGGCCGAGGCCGCCACCTCGCGCGGCGTCGGCGAGCTGATCCTCGCCGCGCTCGCCGCCGGCGCGACGACGATCACCGTCGGCCTTGGCGGTTCGGCCTGCACCGACGGTGGCGCGGGCCTCGCGGAGGCGTTCGGTGGCTTCGAACGCGCCGCGACCGCGCTCGCCAACGTCCACCTGATCGCCGCGACCGATGTGGAGAACCCGCTGCTGGGGCCGTCCGGAGCCGCCGCGGTTTTCGGACCGCAGAAGGGCGCACCGTCGGCCCTGATCCCCGCGCTCGAGGCCCGGTTAACGCAGGTCAGCGCTGACTGGCGGGCCGCTACCGGGCGCGTGGTCACCGGTCTGCCCGGTGCGGGCGCCGCCGGCGGACTCGGCGCAGCGCTGCTCGCACTCGGCGCCGACCGGGCCTCCGGTGCGGAGGTGGTCGCCCGGGCCACCGGGCTCGACGAGTTGCTCGACCGGGTCGCCCTCGTGGTCACCGGGGAGGGCCGATTCGACGATCAGTCGCTGCGAGGCAAGGCGGCGATCGCCCTCGCCGCACGCGCCGCCCGGCACGGCGTGGACGCCGTGGTCCTGGCGGGGCAGGTCACCGTTGACCCCGCTCTCGCCCGGCAGCACCACGTGCGCCACGCCTATTCGCTGGTCGAGACCGCGGGATCGGTCGAGGCGTCGATGCGCGACGCCGACGGTGCCCTGCGTGCCCTGGCCGAGCAGGTGGCGGGCGCGGCGGAGGCAGGAGTATTCGATCGAGAGGCGTGA
- a CDS encoding HesB/IscA family protein has translation MTAAEAQTEATGVVLTDAAASKAKALLDQEGRDDLALRIEVQPGGCAGLRYQLYFDDRSLDGDVVSEFGGVNLSVDRMSAPFLIGAKIDFVDSIEKQGFTIDNPNATGSCACGDSFN, from the coding sequence ATGACTGCTGCTGAAGCACAGACCGAAGCCACCGGCGTGGTGCTGACCGACGCCGCGGCGTCCAAGGCGAAGGCCCTGCTGGACCAGGAGGGTCGGGACGACCTGGCCCTGCGCATCGAGGTGCAGCCCGGCGGCTGCGCAGGCCTGCGATACCAGCTCTACTTCGACGACCGCTCGCTCGACGGCGACGTGGTCTCCGAGTTCGGCGGCGTGAACCTGTCCGTGGACCGGATGAGCGCTCCGTTCCTGATCGGCGCGAAGATCGACTTCGTCGATTCGATCGAGAAGCAGGGTTTCACCATCGATAACCCGAACGCCACGGGCTCCTGCGCCTGCGGCGATTCCTTCAACTGA
- a CDS encoding carbohydrate kinase family protein yields MSIAVSGSIATDHLMRFEGKFSEQLLAEHLAHLSLSFLVDELVIQRGGVGANICFGMGRLGHKPVLVGAVGADFDEGYRGWLENAGVDTRAVRVSETAHTARFMCTTDVEMAQLASFYSGAMAESREVTIADVAATVGTLDLVVVGANDPAAMSLHSAQCREAGIPFAADPSQQLARLNGQEARELVEGAKYLFTNEYEWGLLQQKTGMSAERLTAEVQVRVTTLGARGAEIVVTGADGAESERIHVDVVPDRGRVDPTGVGDGFRAGFLVGLEAGLSLERSGQLGSYVAVKVLETVGPQAWDYDQEDAAERLAEAYGTEVAAEILAAL; encoded by the coding sequence GTGTCGATAGCTGTTTCGGGCTCGATCGCCACCGATCATCTGATGCGCTTCGAGGGGAAGTTCTCCGAGCAGCTGCTCGCCGAGCACCTCGCGCATCTGTCCTTGAGCTTCCTCGTCGACGAACTGGTGATCCAGCGCGGCGGCGTCGGCGCGAACATCTGCTTCGGCATGGGCCGCCTCGGCCACAAGCCCGTGCTGGTCGGCGCCGTGGGCGCCGATTTCGACGAGGGCTACCGCGGCTGGCTGGAGAACGCCGGGGTGGACACCCGTGCCGTTCGTGTCTCCGAGACCGCCCATACCGCCCGGTTCATGTGCACCACCGACGTGGAGATGGCCCAGCTCGCGTCGTTCTACTCCGGCGCCATGGCCGAATCCCGTGAAGTCACCATCGCTGACGTGGCCGCCACGGTCGGCACGCTCGATCTGGTAGTGGTGGGCGCGAATGATCCTGCGGCGATGAGCCTGCATTCCGCGCAGTGCCGCGAGGCCGGCATCCCGTTCGCAGCCGATCCGTCACAGCAGCTCGCCCGTCTCAACGGCCAGGAGGCGCGCGAACTGGTCGAGGGCGCGAAATACCTGTTCACCAACGAGTACGAGTGGGGCCTGCTGCAGCAGAAGACCGGCATGAGCGCCGAGCGACTGACCGCCGAGGTGCAGGTCCGCGTGACCACGCTGGGGGCCCGGGGTGCCGAGATCGTGGTGACCGGTGCCGATGGTGCCGAGTCCGAGCGCATCCACGTGGACGTGGTGCCCGATCGCGGCCGGGTGGACCCGACGGGCGTCGGCGACGGCTTCCGCGCGGGCTTCCTGGTGGGGCTGGAGGCCGGACTCTCGCTGGAGCGTTCGGGCCAGCTCGGCTCGTACGTGGCGGTCAAGGTACTCGAGACTGTGGGCCCGCAGGCCTGGGACTACGACCAGGAGGACGCCGCCGAGCGGCTGGCCGAGGCGTACGGCACCGAGGTGGCTGCGGAGATCCTCGCGGCGCTGTAG
- the trhA gene encoding PAQR family membrane homeostasis protein TrhA, protein MTVVGVPEVKPRLRGVIHQFGALGAIALGVPLVIAGFRQSAGAGLALLVYAITVFGVFGVSAAYHRGRWTDAQRIWMKRADHCMIFVFIAGSYTPIAVLALPSGVARWVLAVVWGGALAGVALKLLWPHAPRWVGVPLYIALGWVVVAVAGDLVDGAGWTASALLAIGGVLYSGGAVLYATRWPDPWPGVFGHHEFFHAATVVAALCHYAAMWIILLR, encoded by the coding sequence ATGACGGTCGTCGGTGTGCCCGAGGTCAAACCGCGGTTGCGCGGTGTGATTCACCAGTTCGGCGCGCTCGGGGCGATCGCTCTGGGCGTCCCGCTGGTGATCGCCGGCTTCCGGCAATCCGCTGGCGCCGGCCTCGCCCTGCTGGTCTACGCGATCACCGTGTTCGGCGTGTTCGGGGTGAGCGCGGCCTACCATCGCGGACGCTGGACCGACGCGCAGCGCATCTGGATGAAGCGCGCCGACCACTGCATGATCTTCGTCTTCATCGCCGGCAGCTACACGCCGATCGCGGTGCTGGCATTGCCGTCCGGCGTCGCCCGGTGGGTACTCGCGGTCGTCTGGGGCGGCGCGCTCGCCGGCGTCGCGCTGAAACTGCTGTGGCCGCACGCACCGCGCTGGGTGGGCGTCCCGCTGTACATCGCCCTCGGCTGGGTCGTGGTGGCCGTCGCGGGCGATCTGGTCGACGGTGCGGGGTGGACGGCCTCGGCACTGCTCGCCATCGGTGGCGTGCTCTACAGCGGCGGAGCGGTGCTCTATGCCACTCGCTGGCCCGACCCCTGGCCCGGCGTGTTCGGGCATCACGAGTTCTTCCACGCCGCCACCGTGGTCGCGGCCCTGTGTCATTACGCGGCGATGTGGATCATCCTGCTCCGATGA
- a CDS encoding oxygenase MpaB family protein, with product MSSILLRHLDSRRFRLALPRAVALQVLHPSIAAAFTEHVSSSLWAHKQRTVGPLVRMAYRGETSDWIIRFAHEHVKGVDTTGERYHALDPGLFHFQHATYVDALVAGIETYSGPLTPTQHEQLYAECCDWYRVYGISARPLPATWPAFTEYFADACAGLRLTPEGAELGSAALRPPRWAFGTIPGFAARGIQHDRARELLGVPRSAVDRFAFDAFAAAQRARA from the coding sequence ATGAGTTCGATTCTGCTGCGGCACCTCGACTCCCGCCGATTCCGGCTCGCCCTGCCGCGCGCCGTCGCACTGCAGGTGTTGCATCCATCGATCGCCGCCGCCTTCACCGAGCACGTCTCGTCGAGCCTGTGGGCACATAAGCAACGCACCGTCGGACCGCTCGTGCGGATGGCGTACCGCGGCGAGACGTCCGACTGGATCATCCGATTCGCGCACGAGCACGTGAAGGGCGTCGACACAACGGGGGAGCGGTACCACGCGCTCGATCCGGGCCTCTTCCACTTTCAGCACGCCACCTACGTGGACGCGCTGGTCGCCGGCATCGAGACCTACTCCGGACCGCTCACGCCGACCCAGCATGAGCAGCTGTACGCCGAGTGCTGCGACTGGTACCGCGTGTACGGCATCTCGGCGCGTCCTCTTCCTGCCACGTGGCCCGCGTTCACCGAGTACTTCGCCGACGCCTGCGCCGGGCTTCGTCTCACCCCCGAGGGAGCGGAACTCGGTTCCGCAGCACTGCGTCCGCCGCGCTGGGCGTTCGGGACCATTCCCGGCTTCGCCGCGCGCGGCATCCAACACGATCGTGCGCGGGAATTGCTCGGCGTACCGAGGAGCGCCGTCGACCGGTTCGCCTTCGACGCCTTCGCCGCGGCCCAGCGTGCGCGGGCTTGA